The following coding sequences are from one Paenibacillus sp. JDR-2 window:
- a CDS encoding response regulator transcription factor codes for MNILIVDDENVIREGIKRTLNNRFPAYSTYLAVNAEEAVAQLRKHRIDIVLTDILMPGMTGLEMMNLTRSMYPRVKWVVISAYSEFSYAQEAVRLGAKDYLLKPIGKEVLAEMIEKICGEIEQEREMTEEAELLKLNRNYLREAVFQRWAQGLDIGRFDMMPFMDSHPHFNLIMVKMESDKVVQLEHFMIENVLGELIEKYGQGFVTIYDSKSLLGLVTLPESGTITSLLEELRTHLIKYLRVPFQIMHTDRIEDIDAVPGEVQRMRQASSTQVYEHYASGSDQSIEVALQYIRTHYHADLSLEKVAAIVYLNPVYFSQLFKQKTGSGFKEYVIGLRLEQAKQMLLNPKLKLADVAERIGYQDMRHFSQLFRKKYGETPSEFRQRHRMDGIEKPL; via the coding sequence ATGAACATATTAATCGTGGATGACGAGAACGTCATACGAGAAGGTATCAAGCGGACATTAAACAACCGCTTTCCTGCTTACAGCACTTATCTGGCTGTCAATGCGGAAGAAGCGGTAGCCCAGCTGCGCAAGCACCGGATTGATATTGTGCTAACGGATATTTTAATGCCTGGCATGACGGGGCTGGAGATGATGAATTTGACGCGCAGCATGTATCCCCGGGTGAAGTGGGTTGTGATCTCCGCCTATTCGGAATTCAGCTACGCCCAGGAAGCTGTGCGCCTTGGAGCGAAGGACTATCTGCTTAAACCGATCGGCAAGGAAGTGCTGGCCGAGATGATCGAGAAGATCTGCGGGGAAATCGAGCAAGAGCGGGAGATGACGGAAGAAGCCGAGCTGCTGAAGCTGAACCGCAACTATTTGCGGGAAGCGGTTTTTCAGCGCTGGGCTCAAGGGCTCGATATCGGACGCTTCGATATGATGCCTTTCATGGACAGCCATCCGCATTTCAACCTGATTATGGTCAAGATGGAGAGCGACAAGGTTGTTCAGCTCGAGCATTTCATGATCGAGAACGTGCTGGGCGAGCTGATCGAGAAGTATGGTCAAGGGTTTGTCACGATTTACGACAGCAAGAGCCTTCTGGGACTTGTTACGCTTCCGGAGAGCGGAACGATCACAAGTCTACTGGAAGAGCTGCGCACGCATCTGATCAAGTATTTGCGCGTGCCGTTCCAGATCATGCATACCGACCGAATTGAAGATATCGATGCCGTACCGGGAGAAGTGCAGCGGATGAGACAGGCTTCGTCGACGCAGGTGTATGAGCATTACGCAAGCGGAAGCGATCAGTCCATTGAGGTTGCGCTGCAATATATCCGGACGCATTATCATGCCGATCTGTCACTTGAGAAGGTTGCGGCTATCGTATACCTGAATCCGGTATACTTCAGCCAGCTGTTCAAGCAGAAGACCGGATCGGGGTTTAAGGAATATGTTATCGGCTTGCGGCTTGAACAGGCCAAGCAGATGCTGCTGAATCCCAAGCTGAAGCTTGCGGATGTTGCCGAGCGGATCGGTTATCAGGACATGCGCCATTTCTCGCAGCTGTTCCGCAAGAAGTACGGGGAGACGCCGTCGGAGTTCCGTCAGCGTCACCGGATGGACGGTATTGAAAAACCGTTGTAA
- a CDS encoding efflux RND transporter periplasmic adaptor subunit, translated as MLKLRNYSLAFVLSVSLSLLAGCSLIPNEEEPLKPPLVKPAEQNYSTDDVKTGDIRREVKGSGVFESTASEYAQFKSQGGRLKKLYVSSGDTVKKGDLLAELVVDGLDVQTLEQKLAAERAEFALKQAKQGGNAQEIHIAQLQLEIEQLKEDKLEQTAEQSKLRATLDGQVIFVEELAEGDFVQPYQTLVRVADPTKLRFSYRSSDAGSIGEVQVGMNAVITAGNNFESTGKVVQTPSSAPLTTDPDLKSKYSSTLYVNVTKLPEGAEIGSSANVSIVLTEHKNVVLIPKSGLRSYLGRTFVRVLDGKALREVDVEVGIQSATEVEIVRGLKEGQTIVLN; from the coding sequence TTGTTGAAGCTGCGAAATTATAGTTTAGCCTTTGTCTTGAGCGTTAGCTTGTCCTTGCTAGCGGGCTGCTCGCTTATCCCGAACGAGGAAGAGCCCCTGAAGCCGCCCCTCGTAAAGCCGGCGGAGCAGAATTACTCGACCGATGATGTGAAGACGGGCGATATCCGCCGTGAAGTGAAAGGCTCGGGCGTATTCGAATCTACGGCAAGCGAATATGCCCAGTTCAAATCGCAGGGCGGACGGCTGAAGAAGCTTTACGTTTCCTCCGGCGATACGGTCAAGAAAGGCGATTTGCTGGCCGAGCTTGTCGTAGACGGTCTGGATGTGCAGACGCTGGAGCAGAAGCTGGCGGCGGAGCGGGCCGAATTCGCCTTGAAGCAAGCGAAGCAGGGCGGCAATGCGCAGGAGATACATATCGCCCAGCTGCAGCTGGAGATTGAACAGCTGAAGGAGGACAAGCTGGAGCAGACGGCCGAACAGAGCAAACTGCGGGCAACGTTGGACGGCCAGGTCATATTTGTCGAGGAGCTGGCTGAGGGAGATTTCGTACAGCCGTACCAGACGCTTGTCCGGGTGGCGGATCCAACAAAGCTGCGGTTTTCTTATCGCTCTTCCGATGCCGGCAGCATCGGCGAAGTCCAGGTGGGAATGAATGCGGTTATTACCGCAGGCAATAATTTCGAATCGACGGGCAAAGTTGTGCAGACACCGTCCTCCGCTCCGCTGACAACCGATCCCGATCTGAAATCCAAATACAGCAGCACGCTGTATGTAAATGTAACCAAGCTTCCGGAAGGGGCGGAGATCGGCTCAAGCGCGAACGTATCCATCGTCCTCACCGAGCATAAGAATGTGGTCCTTATTCCGAAGAGCGGACTTCGTTCGTATCTGGGTCGTACGTTTGTCCGCGTGCTGGACGGAAAAGCTTTGCGGGAAGTTGATGTTGAGGTAGGCATTCAATCGGCAACAGAGGTGGAAATCGTCCGCGGGCTGAAGGAAGGCCAAACGATCGTTCTGAACTAA
- a CDS encoding PhzF family phenazine biosynthesis protein, whose translation MQFYMVDVFAERKYQGNQLAVLLPDGELETSGMQQIAKEFNYSEITFIMSDKLADGGYNVRIFTPDAEIPFAGHPSLGTAYVIRHLYEKEGKEPILLNLGVGQIPVSFAEGKNPVLWMTQKQPAFGEIVDPSVIADILQINVEDIAADLPIRVASTGLPSVIVPVKTLDAVKRCVIHHQKFGQFLKETADANLLVFTRETVHEASDLHVRVFVNDTGYYEDPATGSANGNLAGYLLEHEVLGTSDIRLRVEQGYSVGRDSLLLIDASKKNGEFEIKIGGKVFLVAKGEWM comes from the coding sequence ATGCAGTTTTATATGGTAGACGTGTTTGCGGAACGGAAATATCAGGGGAATCAATTGGCGGTGCTGCTGCCTGACGGAGAGCTCGAGACTTCCGGGATGCAGCAGATTGCGAAGGAGTTCAATTACTCCGAGATTACTTTCATTATGTCGGACAAGTTGGCTGACGGGGGTTATAACGTTCGTATCTTTACGCCAGACGCGGAAATCCCGTTTGCGGGACATCCTTCGCTAGGCACGGCCTATGTCATTCGGCATTTGTATGAGAAGGAAGGGAAGGAGCCTATCCTGTTGAATCTTGGCGTGGGGCAGATTCCCGTCTCGTTTGCGGAAGGGAAGAACCCCGTACTGTGGATGACCCAGAAGCAGCCGGCTTTTGGCGAAATTGTTGATCCGTCGGTTATCGCGGACATCCTCCAGATCAACGTGGAAGATATAGCTGCAGACTTGCCGATCCGGGTCGCATCAACGGGTTTGCCTTCCGTTATCGTACCCGTGAAGACGCTGGACGCGGTAAAGCGCTGCGTCATCCATCATCAGAAGTTCGGGCAGTTCCTTAAGGAGACGGCGGACGCCAACCTTCTAGTGTTTACGCGGGAAACGGTGCATGAAGCAAGCGATCTCCATGTCCGGGTGTTTGTGAATGATACCGGGTATTACGAGGATCCGGCTACGGGCAGCGCAAACGGCAATCTGGCCGGTTATCTGCTGGAGCATGAGGTGCTTGGCACAAGCGATATCCGGCTTCGGGTAGAGCAAGGCTACTCCGTCGGACGGGACTCCCTGCTGTTGATTGACGCCTCGAAGAAGAATGGGGAATTCGAGATTAAGATAGGCGGTAAGGTGTTCCTCGTGGCGAAGGGCGAGTGGATGTAA
- a CDS encoding GTP pyrophosphokinase: protein MNLLSSVSQFQQLKQLITRFMMTYKFALDEMETKIEILKEEFQMLHDYNPIEHTKSRLKSPESIMNKLVRKNLDISLPSIKNNIRDIAGLRITCSFIKDIYLISEMLKRQSDLKVLEVKDYIKNPKPNGYKSLHMLIEVPVFLSDRVEHVCIEVQIRTIAMDFWASLEHKIFYKYNAAVPDGLLQELKAAADSVTALDRQMERLHMEMGEIKGDNVIDAEEQLRMLQIDNQQFNIPIALLEMIGEKPEN, encoded by the coding sequence ATGAATCTTCTTAGCAGTGTATCGCAGTTCCAACAACTGAAACAACTGATTACTCGGTTTATGATGACGTATAAGTTTGCGCTGGATGAGATGGAGACCAAGATCGAAATTCTGAAAGAGGAATTTCAAATGCTCCATGACTATAACCCGATCGAGCATACCAAATCCCGGCTGAAATCCCCGGAGAGCATTATGAATAAGCTGGTCCGCAAAAACCTGGATATTTCGCTGCCAAGCATCAAGAACAATATTCGGGATATCGCGGGCTTGCGCATTACGTGCTCTTTTATCAAAGATATCTATCTTATATCCGAAATGCTGAAGAGACAGTCCGACCTGAAGGTGCTCGAGGTTAAGGACTATATCAAGAATCCGAAGCCTAACGGGTACAAAAGCCTGCATATGCTCATTGAAGTGCCGGTCTTCCTGTCCGACCGCGTGGAGCATGTCTGCATCGAGGTGCAGATCCGGACGATCGCGATGGATTTCTGGGCAAGCCTGGAGCATAAAATATTTTATAAATACAATGCCGCGGTGCCGGATGGCTTGCTGCAGGAGCTAAAGGCGGCTGCGGATTCGGTAACGGCTCTTGACCGTCAGATGGAGCGTCTGCACATGGAGATGGGCGAGATTAAGGGAGATAACGTGATTGATGCCGAGGAGCAGCTCCGAATGCTGCAAATCGACAATCAGCAGTTCAACATTCCAATCGCGCTGCTCGAGATGATCGGCGAGAAGCCGGAAAATTAA
- a CDS encoding lipoate--protein ligase family protein produces MKWSAIEQLGERGLVLLDRMNDFSEEDPLYAFALDELLCRSTGRGGPAVCHLWRHPRAFIMGLRDSRLPSAGAARDLLETAGWDTAVRNSGGAAVPLDTGVVNLSLILPKSDVLDFHFHDNFEQMYELIRLALQASGRQVDKGEIGGAYCPGDFDLSIGGYKFCGIAQRRQVNAVIIQAFIVAEGSGAERARLVRSFYDIAAAGADAADFPVVTADSTASLEELAGLGPEASLAFAAAVKQVIMAAQEGLPAVGSLILPTAEQVREMAETLHNRYAI; encoded by the coding sequence ATGAAATGGAGCGCTATCGAGCAGCTTGGGGAACGGGGGCTTGTCCTGCTGGACCGGATGAACGATTTCTCGGAGGAGGATCCGCTTTATGCCTTTGCCCTGGACGAGCTGCTGTGCAGAAGCACCGGAAGAGGCGGACCGGCTGTATGCCATTTGTGGCGCCATCCCCGCGCCTTCATCATGGGATTGCGCGACAGCCGCTTGCCGAGCGCCGGAGCAGCCCGTGATCTGCTGGAGACGGCCGGTTGGGACACCGCGGTGCGCAATTCCGGCGGAGCCGCTGTTCCGCTGGATACCGGCGTTGTGAACCTGTCGTTAATCTTGCCGAAAAGCGACGTGCTTGATTTCCACTTTCACGACAACTTCGAGCAGATGTACGAGCTTATTCGGCTGGCGCTGCAAGCATCGGGCCGACAGGTCGACAAGGGCGAGATCGGCGGAGCTTATTGCCCAGGCGATTTCGACTTAAGCATCGGCGGCTACAAGTTCTGCGGCATTGCCCAGCGGCGCCAGGTCAACGCGGTCATCATTCAAGCCTTTATTGTGGCGGAAGGCTCCGGTGCGGAGCGTGCCCGGCTGGTCCGCTCGTTCTATGATATCGCGGCAGCAGGCGCGGATGCGGCCGACTTCCCCGTCGTAACGGCGGACAGCACCGCCAGCCTGGAGGAGCTTGCCGGACTTGGGCCGGAAGCCTCGCTTGCTTTCGCGGCAGCCGTAAAGCAGGTCATCATGGCCGCCCAGGAAGGCCTGCCCGCCGTCGGCAGCCTGATCCTGCCGACAGCCGAGCAGGTCCGCGAAATGGCGGAGACTCTGCATAACCGTTACGCGATATAG
- a CDS encoding ABC transporter ATP-binding protein, protein MTDSAHDVRDYAEEQTLLRVDGLKRTFGRGSGAAVVLQGVNLSIARGRLVALKGRSGSGKTTLLNLLGALDSPTEGTVDFDGIALSGLSDKARGDIRRTQMGLIFQSFALFPLMSAYENVEFAMRIAGVPASARKEAALQALDYVGLKPRMHHRPFEMSGGEQQRTAIARAIAHKPKLLLADEPTAELDSRTGLHILSVLRNLVREEGMTVVMTTHDPAIMEIVDEVYELEDGTIVEAAKL, encoded by the coding sequence ATGACGGATTCTGCTCACGATGTCAGGGATTACGCAGAAGAGCAGACCTTGCTTCGGGTGGATGGGTTGAAGCGTACATTCGGACGCGGTTCCGGCGCTGCGGTTGTCCTGCAGGGCGTTAATCTATCGATTGCGCGTGGACGTCTGGTTGCCTTGAAGGGGAGGTCGGGCTCGGGGAAAACAACGCTGCTTAATCTCCTTGGAGCACTGGATTCGCCTACGGAAGGGACTGTAGATTTCGACGGTATTGCGCTTAGCGGGCTATCCGACAAGGCGAGGGGGGATATCCGCAGGACGCAGATGGGACTGATCTTCCAATCGTTTGCGTTATTTCCCCTTATGTCCGCATACGAGAACGTGGAGTTCGCCATGCGGATAGCCGGCGTTCCGGCATCGGCTAGGAAGGAAGCGGCCTTGCAGGCGCTCGATTACGTAGGCCTGAAGCCGCGGATGCATCACCGCCCCTTCGAGATGTCCGGCGGCGAGCAGCAGCGGACGGCGATCGCCCGGGCGATTGCCCATAAGCCTAAGCTGCTCCTCGCCGACGAGCCTACGGCGGAGCTCGACAGCCGGACCGGTCTGCATATTTTAAGCGTGCTGCGCAATCTTGTTCGGGAAGAGGGCATGACGGTCGTCATGACGACGCATGACCCGGCGATAATGGAAATCGTGGATGAAGTCTATGAATTGGAGGATGGAACCATTGTTGAAGCTGCGAAATTATAG
- a CDS encoding MATE family efflux transporter: MTAAQAGKPSKEFNLLFLTWPIFLELLLFMLMGLADTFMLSAISDNAVSGVGASNQYLFIALLVLEVIGNGASIVVAQYIGSRQMKEAAKISALSITLNLIVGLLLSIVFVICNGLILQSLNLHGEVLEHAKSYLSFVGGFIFLQALINSVSAIIRVHGFTKEAMFVSLGMNIVHLIGNYALIFGHFGFPQMGVHGAAVSTVISRALALVVFFWMLYRIMEVRVKIRYYFTLSKTYIGKILKIGIPSALEQVMYQGCQMVFLYYATFLGEESLAARQYAANVSQFIYLMAFSIGLGTSIIVGRMIGAGRQTDAYYRVWYSTGWASASTAVMIAVVMIFREQLMTMFTNDPEIIRLGANVLLYSVILETGRTINIILVNSLRASGDAKFPLWAGTVSMVGMSLPLGYFFVFQLDMGLPGIWLAIAADEWLRAFAMFFRWRSRAWEKHALVKRAPAEQPVTTAT, from the coding sequence ATGACGGCCGCACAGGCGGGGAAGCCATCGAAGGAGTTTAATCTCTTATTTCTGACATGGCCGATATTTCTGGAATTATTGTTATTTATGCTGATGGGGCTTGCCGATACCTTTATGCTGAGCGCAATCTCGGATAATGCGGTGTCGGGCGTGGGTGCCTCCAATCAGTACCTGTTTATTGCTTTGCTGGTGCTCGAGGTTATCGGCAACGGTGCTTCGATCGTTGTTGCGCAATACATCGGATCGAGGCAGATGAAAGAAGCCGCCAAAATTTCGGCGCTTAGCATTACGCTGAACCTGATTGTTGGCCTTTTATTGAGTATCGTGTTTGTTATCTGTAACGGGCTGATCTTGCAGAGCCTGAACCTGCACGGCGAAGTGCTGGAGCATGCGAAGTCTTATTTGTCCTTCGTGGGCGGGTTTATTTTCCTGCAGGCTTTAATTAATTCCGTGTCGGCGATTATCCGGGTGCATGGCTTCACGAAGGAAGCGATGTTCGTCTCGCTGGGCATGAATATCGTCCATTTGATCGGCAATTACGCGCTGATTTTCGGGCATTTCGGATTTCCGCAGATGGGCGTTCACGGTGCGGCGGTTTCAACGGTCATCAGCCGGGCGCTGGCGTTGGTCGTTTTCTTCTGGATGCTGTATCGCATTATGGAAGTTCGCGTAAAGATTCGCTATTATTTCACATTATCCAAGACGTATATTGGCAAAATATTAAAAATCGGCATTCCGTCCGCTCTTGAGCAGGTGATGTATCAAGGCTGCCAGATGGTCTTCCTGTATTATGCGACCTTCCTTGGCGAAGAATCGCTTGCCGCCCGTCAGTATGCGGCTAACGTCTCGCAGTTCATTTATTTAATGGCCTTTTCGATTGGATTAGGTACATCCATTATTGTAGGCCGGATGATCGGCGCAGGCCGCCAGACGGATGCTTATTACCGGGTATGGTACAGCACGGGCTGGGCTTCGGCATCGACAGCGGTGATGATTGCGGTGGTGATGATTTTCCGCGAGCAATTGATGACCATGTTCACGAACGATCCGGAAATTATCCGCCTGGGCGCAAACGTACTGCTCTACAGCGTAATTTTGGAGACGGGCCGCACAATCAACATTATTCTCGTGAACTCGCTTCGCGCATCCGGGGACGCCAAGTTCCCGTTATGGGCGGGTACGGTGTCGATGGTGGGCATGAGCCTGCCGCTTGGTTACTTCTTCGTGTTCCAGCTTGATATGGGCCTTCCGGGAATCTGGCTTGCGATTGCGGCCGATGAATGGCTGCGGGCCTTTGCGATGTTCTTCCGCTGGCGGAGCCGGGCGTGGGAGAAGCATGCGCTGGTGAAGCGGGCTCCCGCGGAACAACCGGTGACGACCGCTACGTAA
- a CDS encoding CatB-related O-acetyltransferase, producing the protein MKTILEALPPRQVNNKLFIGPFTMGTPIVLSWTENTIGTIGKFCSVSNTATIFLGGNHHYEWISSFPFTAYMTQYFTEGAYSNGNVTIGNDVWIGHYSTILSGVTIGHGAIVGTHALVTKDVPPYAIVGGNPARIIKYRFPPDVIERLLQVKWWDWEVQQIEAAVPLLQQANLRPFFRYCARLGK; encoded by the coding sequence ATGAAGACGATTTTGGAGGCGCTGCCTCCGCGGCAGGTTAACAATAAGCTATTTATCGGGCCGTTCACGATGGGTACGCCAATCGTGCTGTCATGGACGGAAAATACGATTGGGACAATCGGCAAATTTTGCTCGGTATCGAACACCGCGACGATATTTTTGGGAGGCAATCATCATTACGAGTGGATCAGCTCGTTCCCTTTTACCGCGTATATGACGCAGTATTTTACGGAGGGCGCCTATTCCAATGGCAATGTAACGATCGGCAATGACGTGTGGATCGGACATTATTCCACGATTTTGTCCGGCGTTACGATTGGTCACGGGGCGATTGTAGGAACGCATGCGCTGGTGACGAAGGACGTACCTCCCTATGCGATCGTTGGGGGCAATCCTGCCCGCATCATCAAGTACCGGTTTCCGCCCGATGTCATTGAGAGACTGCTTCAGGTGAAATGGTGGGACTGGGAGGTGCAGCAGATTGAAGCGGCCGTTCCGCTGCTTCAGCAGGCGAATCTGAGGCCGTTCTTCCGTTATTGCGCGAGACTAGGCAAATAG
- a CDS encoding ROK family protein → MSITKTPANLVYTYIAQRGVVSRAELIKEFSMPSSSMTRLLDEMIEGNKLREHGRGSSTGGRRPILYETNPTYGYLFGLEISRIYSSIGLYDMHMNRLSAIRWKMDESMTPGVFLNRVQEAVQRFLQENGLQPSSVVGMGVGAVGPLDRERGLILDPVYFPAQGWHNLPICELLEERLGFPVLLDNGANTALVGEHWALRSEHYQHMLYVHVGAGLRSAVMSNGQLVYGATDMEGAIGRMIIQAGDLSQPGSAINGSLESFVSVHAIENEVRELALAGTLTHGREVRGSGSDSDNGEIWSFEKLLHALTAGDIMVQEKFKQAAAYLGIGLANLINVLHPEKVILGGALINAHESVFETAVEVARSHTYYYPQYKPLFSKGLLKEEAVAAGAAVMVLKQLP, encoded by the coding sequence ATGTCCATTACCAAGACACCGGCCAATCTGGTCTATACCTACATCGCTCAGCGAGGTGTCGTATCGCGCGCTGAGCTGATCAAGGAATTCTCGATGCCAAGCAGCTCCATGACGCGGCTGCTGGATGAGATGATTGAAGGAAACAAGCTGCGCGAGCATGGGCGCGGCAGCTCTACCGGCGGGAGAAGACCCATTCTCTACGAGACGAATCCAACCTACGGCTATTTGTTTGGACTCGAGATCTCCCGCATCTACTCTTCCATTGGTCTATACGACATGCATATGAACCGGTTGTCGGCCATTCGCTGGAAGATGGATGAGAGCATGACGCCGGGCGTATTTCTGAACCGGGTGCAGGAGGCCGTCCAACGGTTCTTGCAGGAGAATGGCCTGCAGCCGTCCAGCGTTGTCGGAATGGGCGTTGGAGCAGTAGGTCCGCTTGACCGTGAACGGGGTCTCATTCTGGATCCCGTTTATTTTCCTGCCCAGGGCTGGCATAACCTGCCGATCTGCGAGCTGCTCGAGGAACGGCTGGGGTTCCCGGTTCTGCTCGATAACGGGGCGAATACGGCGCTTGTGGGAGAGCATTGGGCGCTGAGAAGCGAGCACTACCAGCATATGCTGTATGTGCATGTGGGTGCCGGTCTCCGGTCGGCGGTTATGTCGAACGGCCAGCTGGTATACGGAGCAACCGATATGGAAGGGGCGATTGGCCGAATGATTATTCAGGCCGGCGACCTCTCGCAGCCCGGCAGCGCGATTAACGGGTCGCTGGAGTCCTTTGTGTCGGTTCATGCTATCGAGAACGAAGTGCGCGAACTGGCCTTGGCGGGAACACTGACGCATGGCCGGGAAGTCCGTGGCAGCGGCAGCGATAGCGACAACGGCGAAATTTGGAGTTTCGAAAAACTGCTCCACGCCCTGACGGCCGGTGATATAATGGTGCAGGAGAAATTTAAGCAGGCTGCTGCTTATCTTGGAATCGGGTTAGCGAATTTGATTAACGTGCTGCATCCGGAGAAGGTCATTCTGGGGGGAGCGCTTATTAATGCGCACGAAAGCGTGTTTGAGACGGCGGTGGAGGTAGCAAGAAGCCATACGTATTATTATCCGCAGTATAAGCCGTTGTTCTCGAAAGGTTTGCTTAAGGAAGAAGCTGTTGCGGCCGGTGCGGCCGTAATGGTGCTGAAGCAGCTGCCGTAG
- a CDS encoding threonine/serine exporter family protein: MEQPINTYHLIAQTCLLAGKIILQNGGETYRVEDTMVRIAAAYGISDAQSYVTPTGILFAMDASVPTTRLIRISERSTNLRKVTLVNDISRRISQGKLEVSEAHRLLTEIDELSFAYPTWLQVLVAAVSSGCFLVMFGGPWHDFLAAVLAGGLGFGSMVLLHRLVPVKLFAEFVASLILGGVTILLIKSGLALNMDTVIIGSVMPLVPGLHITNAVRDLMAGHLVSGLSKGVEAFLTAFAIGAGIAAVLSFY, translated from the coding sequence ATGGAGCAGCCGATTAATACTTATCATCTAATCGCACAGACCTGCCTGCTTGCAGGCAAAATCATATTGCAGAACGGCGGCGAGACGTACCGTGTGGAGGATACCATGGTACGGATCGCCGCTGCTTACGGTATTTCGGATGCGCAGAGCTATGTCACGCCAACCGGCATTTTGTTTGCGATGGACGCTTCCGTGCCAACTACGAGGCTGATTCGCATCTCCGAGAGATCGACAAACCTGCGCAAAGTGACGCTGGTGAACGATATATCGCGGCGCATCAGCCAAGGGAAGCTGGAGGTGAGCGAGGCTCACCGCCTGCTGACGGAGATCGACGAGTTGTCCTTCGCCTATCCGACCTGGCTGCAGGTGCTTGTGGCCGCGGTATCGAGCGGCTGCTTCCTCGTTATGTTCGGCGGCCCGTGGCATGACTTTCTGGCGGCTGTCCTTGCGGGGGGATTAGGCTTCGGCAGCATGGTGCTGCTGCACCGGCTGGTGCCGGTTAAGCTGTTTGCGGAGTTTGTAGCCTCCTTGATCCTTGGCGGAGTAACGATTTTGCTTATAAAAAGCGGACTAGCTCTCAATATGGATACCGTCATTATCGGCTCGGTTATGCCGCTTGTGCCCGGTCTGCATATTACGAATGCCGTCCGGGACTTGATGGCGGGCCATCTTGTGTCGGGACTGTCCAAAGGGGTAGAAGCGTTTCTGACGGCGTTTGCGATCGGCGCGGGTATTGCGGCGGTGCTGTCATTTTATTAA
- a CDS encoding threonine/serine exporter family protein gives MLWIEQAITSFIASAAFGLIFNAPRQMLPQCGVVGMVGWLLYRSCAEMGLETIPATLIAVIIVAVISQLFAKLYKTPVIVFSVAGIIPLVPGGIAYDAMRRVVENDYDVAVQLGVKAFMISGTIAIGLVLSEVVNQTIRRLERL, from the coding sequence ATGTTGTGGATCGAACAAGCGATTACAAGCTTTATTGCATCGGCCGCGTTTGGCCTTATCTTTAACGCGCCTAGACAGATGCTTCCCCAATGCGGCGTTGTTGGAATGGTAGGCTGGCTTTTGTATAGGTCCTGCGCGGAGATGGGGTTGGAGACGATTCCGGCCACGCTGATTGCCGTCATTATCGTAGCGGTGATCAGCCAGCTGTTCGCGAAGCTGTACAAGACGCCGGTTATCGTGTTTAGCGTTGCGGGCATTATTCCGCTTGTGCCGGGCGGCATTGCTTACGACGCGATGCGCAGGGTCGTGGAGAACGATTATGACGTCGCTGTTCAGCTAGGCGTCAAAGCATTTATGATCTCGGGCACGATAGCGATCGGTCTCGTCTTGTCCGAGGTGGTCAACCAGACGATCCGCCGTTTGGAGCGGTTATAG